The Candidatus Poribacteria bacterium genome window below encodes:
- a CDS encoding tetratricopeptide repeat protein: MKIFLSVLGHYERVGCTLFLIFLFVLPLSAKMVVGNRQVSALTRSSPPIQGSKAPIADQSKEVLFAESRRLNADRYFADSLFQEGDYLNAAHEYKRLLFFHPNAPRIDFIAFRVAASYQNAGKLEHAIRAYQLLIDTYPKSVLVERAKNNIAQCHVLSGDSEQGLASLKRFLSEHGESNLAPRARFTIGMLHANKGEWAQAGRAWNDVYSTYPDTPFAEVSDRLARTVKNAGTLPHRSPTIAGVLSALVPGSGQVYSGRMTDGLYTFVGMVVLGSASFYYADQERYEVAVPVGMLGAFFYGNGIYQSIQSARVFNVQHEAQFRNRLQQEIRGSGVFGAISPLKGKMEVVVWKYRF, from the coding sequence ATGAAAATCTTTCTCTCCGTTTTAGGACACTATGAGCGTGTCGGTTGTACCTTATTTCTTATTTTTTTATTTGTACTCCCGTTGTCCGCTAAAATGGTTGTCGGAAACCGTCAGGTATCAGCCTTGACTCGCAGCTCGCCTCCGATACAAGGCTCAAAAGCACCAATTGCGGATCAAAGTAAAGAGGTGCTCTTTGCTGAAAGCCGACGGCTGAACGCTGACCGCTATTTCGCAGATTCACTCTTCCAAGAAGGGGATTATCTCAACGCCGCTCACGAGTATAAGCGACTCCTTTTTTTCCATCCCAATGCCCCTCGAATTGATTTCATAGCGTTTCGTGTTGCCGCATCTTACCAGAATGCAGGCAAATTGGAGCACGCGATTCGCGCCTATCAACTTCTGATTGATACCTATCCGAAGAGTGTTCTTGTCGAGCGCGCGAAAAACAATATTGCGCAGTGTCATGTTCTGTCGGGCGATAGCGAGCAGGGGCTTGCATCACTCAAACGGTTTCTTTCAGAGCATGGGGAGAGTAACTTGGCACCCCGCGCTCGATTTACAATTGGAATGCTCCATGCAAATAAGGGAGAATGGGCACAGGCGGGTCGTGCGTGGAACGATGTCTATTCAACCTATCCCGATACGCCTTTCGCTGAAGTGAGCGATAGATTGGCACGGACGGTAAAAAACGCTGGGACGCTTCCACACCGTTCTCCGACAATCGCTGGCGTGCTTTCAGCGTTAGTGCCGGGGAGTGGACAGGTTTATAGTGGGAGGATGACTGACGGACTTTACACCTTTGTGGGTATGGTGGTGTTGGGGAGTGCGAGCTTTTATTACGCTGACCAAGAGCGTTACGAAGTTGCAGTACCTGTTGGGATGCTTGGCGCATTTTTCTATGGAAATGGTATCTATCAGAGTATTCAATCGGCGCGGGTTTTTAATGTCCAACATGAGGCACAATTTCGGAATCGACTCCAACAGGAAATTCGGGGTTCAGGGGTATTCGGAGCAATATCGCCTTTAAAAGGCAAGATGGAAGTAGTCGTGTGGAAGTATAGGTTTTAA
- a CDS encoding PD40 domain-containing protein produces MTPAFSQRIMMSPCLQRWVFLLLVCVLVASANQAVDATKIAYQTMRGETFTYDLKLMNADGKKPIKLTKGQASDASPAWSPDGGQIAFASNRDGDYDLYVMNTKGDNTLQLTNNLHTIDLEPSWSPDGMQIAFASKKNSIYDVYVMNADGSNLVNLTQNPRTDRSPSWSPNGKQITFASTRNRGIFDIYVMNADGSNPINLTQNPARDDWYPSWSPDGEKITFSSARDDDFEIYVMDSDGDNIIQLTKNQGDDDYPCWSPDGSQIAFTTDRDGNYDIYVMNADGSNPVNLTQTWFEHDMLPAWQPIPLSVSTEGKLGTLWGILKDKR; encoded by the coding sequence ATGACACCAGCATTTTCTCAGCGAATTATGATGAGCCCCTGCTTACAGCGGTGGGTTTTTCTGCTATTGGTGTGCGTTCTGGTTGCATCGGCGAATCAGGCAGTTGATGCTACGAAGATTGCCTACCAAACAATGCGCGGTGAAACGTTTACATATGATCTCAAGTTAATGAATGCCGATGGGAAAAAACCTATCAAACTCACTAAAGGACAGGCATCAGACGCTAGCCCCGCTTGGTCTCCGGATGGCGGACAAATCGCCTTTGCTTCGAACAGGGATGGCGATTATGACCTCTATGTCATGAATACCAAGGGGGACAACACCCTCCAACTGACTAACAACCTACATACAATAGATCTTGAACCTTCTTGGTCTCCAGATGGAATGCAAATTGCCTTTGCCTCAAAGAAAAATAGCATCTATGATGTCTATGTTATGAACGCGGATGGTTCTAACTTGGTTAACCTAACGCAAAATCCGAGAACAGACAGATCTCCTTCTTGGTCTCCGAATGGAAAGCAAATCACTTTTGCCTCAACGAGAAATCGCGGCATTTTTGATATTTACGTGATGAATGCTGATGGTTCCAACCCCATCAACCTAACACAAAATCCAGCAAGAGACGACTGGTATCCTTCTTGGTCTCCGGATGGTGAGAAAATCACCTTTTCTTCAGCGAGAGATGACGACTTTGAAATCTATGTCATGGACTCTGATGGCGACAATATCATTCAGTTAACGAAAAACCAAGGGGATGATGATTATCCATGCTGGTCTCCCGATGGCTCACAAATCGCTTTTACCACGGACAGAGATGGCAATTATGATATTTACGTGATGAACGCGGATGGATCCAACCCTGTCAACCTAACGCAAACTTGGTTTGAACACGATATGCTCCCTGCCTGGCAGCCAATACCACTGTCAGTTTCCACCGAAGGGAAACTGGGAACGCTCTGGGGAATTCTCAAAGACAAACGATAG
- a CDS encoding tetratricopeptide repeat protein encodes MTAASLFLSIIVFAISSDLDEESQQYRYAEQLFESGDCQAARLEYKRLLFYRPDTEFKDIADYRIAQSYYYQNQPERAEHLFREFLAVHPNSDFRFRSQLMIGQLHFDAGKYSLARTTLFELLQSSENTGAVAAAHYLRGWCYVHTADWNKAIAELRRVNTLQTDTSHGKNARRLADMLLEKTPLPHKSPQMAGWLSTVIPGSGQLYVGRVKEGVLAAVLGGTFIYLVADAIRERRYVDGAGISLIGWQFYWGNRIEAQRFASEYNSHRESELIEALKKSSGR; translated from the coding sequence ATGACAGCAGCGTCTCTTTTCCTTTCTATCATCGTTTTCGCAATTAGCAGTGACTTGGACGAGGAAAGTCAGCAATACCGTTATGCAGAGCAACTTTTTGAATCGGGCGATTGTCAGGCAGCAAGGCTGGAATACAAACGTCTCCTTTTCTACCGACCTGACACAGAGTTCAAAGATATAGCGGATTACCGAATTGCCCAGAGTTATTACTATCAAAACCAACCTGAACGTGCTGAACACCTGTTTCGTGAGTTTTTAGCCGTTCATCCGAATTCGGATTTTCGGTTTCGGAGCCAGTTGATGATTGGGCAACTCCATTTTGATGCCGGTAAGTATTCATTGGCGCGGACGACGCTCTTTGAACTTCTGCAATCGAGTGAGAATACAGGAGCAGTGGCAGCAGCACACTATCTGCGCGGCTGGTGTTACGTTCACACTGCCGATTGGAACAAGGCGATTGCGGAATTGCGACGAGTCAATACCCTCCAAACGGATACATCACACGGAAAAAATGCGCGTCGATTGGCGGATATGCTGCTTGAAAAGACACCACTTCCGCACAAATCCCCACAAATGGCAGGATGGCTCTCCACAGTCATTCCCGGGAGCGGGCAGCTTTATGTAGGAAGAGTCAAAGAAGGTGTTCTCGCAGCAGTCTTGGGTGGGACGTTCATTTATCTTGTGGCAGATGCGATTCGTGAACGCCGTTATGTTGACGGTGCGGGTATCTCCTTGATTGGATGGCAATTTTATTGGGGCAATCGTATTGAAGCACAACGATTTGCCTCCGAATATAACTCACACCGTGAGAGCGAATTGATTGAGGCATTGAAAAAATCATCCGGGCGATAG